The Metabacillus schmidteae genome has a segment encoding these proteins:
- a CDS encoding LysE family transporter produces MSISILVSYIFLGLSLAAPIGPVNSARLDKGIKNGFWHAWIVGAGSMIADAIFMLLVYLGMVNFLDIPVVQIFLWLFGGFILIYSGAESILGVNRVNLTYSRKKESLSKCFLTGFIMSITSPLSILFWLGIYGSILAKTAQANGTSQLLIYSCMIFVGLTLWDVFVAGLTTGFRKLLNDTSLKIISVISGISLLGFGGYFGYQGLKALLGF; encoded by the coding sequence TTGAGTATTAGCATTTTGGTCAGTTATATTTTTTTAGGATTATCACTAGCTGCGCCAATAGGTCCTGTAAATTCAGCAAGACTTGATAAAGGAATAAAAAATGGATTTTGGCACGCTTGGATCGTAGGAGCTGGCTCTATGATAGCGGACGCTATCTTTATGCTGTTGGTTTATTTAGGGATGGTTAACTTTTTAGATATTCCGGTTGTACAAATATTTTTATGGTTGTTCGGGGGATTTATCTTAATTTATTCAGGGGCTGAAAGTATATTAGGAGTAAATCGTGTTAATCTAACATACAGCAGAAAAAAGGAATCTTTAAGTAAATGCTTTTTAACAGGCTTTATAATGTCGATTACAAGTCCGTTATCAATATTATTCTGGCTGGGGATATATGGTTCAATCCTGGCAAAAACAGCCCAAGCGAACGGTACAAGCCAATTGCTTATATATAGCTGTATGATCTTTGTTGGACTTACATTATGGGATGTATTTGTAGCCGGTCTAACAACGGGTTTTCGTAAACTTTTAAATGATACAAGCTTAAAAATAATATCCGTTATTTCAGGCATATCTCTGTTGGGGTTTGGAGGGTATTTCGGATACCAAGGCTTGAAAGCGTTACTTGGTTTTTAA